The genomic DNA TGCGGCCTGGAGACACGCTCGCCGCTGCTGGACCGCAGTGTGATCGAGTTCGCCTGGTCACTGCCGACCGCGCTCAAGCACCATCGCGGCGAGCAGAAGTACGTGCTTAAGCGTCTGCTCGAACGCTACCTGCCGCAGCCGCTGATCTAC from Salifodinibacter halophilus includes the following:
- a CDS encoding asparagine synthase; protein product: RDGHLPVGDAADRVQYLDFRMDLAHGILTKIDRAGSACGLETRSPLLDRSVIEFAWSLPTALKHHRGEQKYVLKRLLERYLPQPLIY